A stretch of the Leopardus geoffroyi isolate Oge1 chromosome B2, O.geoffroyi_Oge1_pat1.0, whole genome shotgun sequence genome encodes the following:
- the LOC123607891 gene encoding olfactory receptor 2B11-like, whose protein sequence is MKHMNESFPEDLILMGFTKYPWLDLPLFFALLISYTLTLLGNIAIILVSQLDSQLQSPMYFFLTNLSFLDLCFTTTTVPQMLFNLGGSNKDITYIGCMVQAYIFHWLGCTECVLLGIMALDRYVAVCKPLRYSVIMDHKHCQQLSSSAWLIGLANSLLQSTLTVQLPLCGNQELDHFFCELPGLIKMACTDTTINEVTLAVVATFLIVGPLSMILVSYSCIARAVFRIPSADRRLKAFNTCSSHLLVVSLFYGPGIYIYTQPSGDSPQDLTKALTLFYCVITPMANPFIYTLRNRDVKGALRRFLRSAILSKRI, encoded by the coding sequence ATGAAGCACATGAATGAAAGTTTTCCAGAAGATTTAATTCTTATGGGTTTTACCAAATACCCTTGGTTGgatctccctctcttctttgccCTCCTGATTTCCTACACGTTGACACTGTTGGGAAATATTGCTATTATTCTGGTTTCTCAACTAGATTCCCAACTCCAAAGTCCTATGTATTTCTTCCTCACAAACCTCTCCTTTTTGGACCTCTGTTTCACCACCACGACTGTACCCCAAATGCTGTTCAACTTGGGAGGCTCCAACAAGGACATCACTTATATAGGCTGTATGGTGCAGGCCTATATATTTCATTGGCTGGGCTGTACTGAATGTGTCCTGCTTGGCATCATGGCCTTAGACCGCTATGTGGCTGTGTGTAAGCCTCTGAGGTACTCTGTAATCATGGACCACAAGCACTGCCAGCAGCTCTCCAGCTCAGCCTGGCTCATTGGTCTGGCAAATTCACTGCTGCAGTCGACGCTCACAGTCCAGCTGCCCCTGTGTGGGAATCAGGAGCTAGATCACTTCTTTTGTGAGCTGCCCGGGCTTATTAAGATGGCTTGCACGGACACCACAATCAATGAGGTCACTTTAGCAGTGGTGGCCACCTTTCTGATAGTGGGACCCCTCTCCATGATTCTTGTCTCTTACAGTTGTATTGCCCGAGCTGTATTTCGAATCCCTTCTGCTGACAGGAGACTGAAGGCCTTCAACACTTGTTCATCACACTTACTGGTGGTGTCTTTATTTTATGGCCCCGGCATCTACATCTACACGCAGCCCTCAGGAGACAGCCCTCAAGACCTTACCAAAGCTCTGACACTGTTTTACTGTGTTATTACTCCTATGGCCAACCCATTCATCTACACCTTGAGGAACAGGGATGTTAAAGGAGCTTTGAGGAGATTTCTGAGGAGTGCCATTTTGTCCAAAAGAATATGA